DNA from Plasmodium cynomolgi strain B DNA, chromosome 12, whole genome shotgun sequence:
TATAGTGGGAACCAGAGCGGGTTCCCCGACTGCGTGCCATCAGAAGACCCATTGCAAACGGTCCGATTAGTGACCCTCGGACGAGCAACACGTTCGTGTCCTCCGTCCCCATGCTGAGCAGCATCATCAACCGTTGCACATTACGTGTGCCAAAGTTTGCAACACGCCAGCAATTGTGTATACCACTAATGCCTACtcgtgtgttttttttttttcagaaggGGAGCACGGAGAAAAGGCACTTCCTATACACCCAGGTAATACTACTCAAGGAGAGGAGTTGCACAATTTGCACACTGTCGATCCGTTTTGTCACTGCTCTGTGAAGGCGTTTCTTATTTTCACGCCTCCCATGTGTTCAAACGGAAGTaccttttgcttttctcTCCACCGTTAAGACGAACCACACATCGATATGTAGAGAACGAATGGATTGCGTCTACCGTTGTGGAGTTAACTAGCCAGTTACGGGGCCACTCGTGCGGAGCAGGCATCCCCACAGGTTGCTTCTCCGAGTTGTTGGCTGATCGGAATGATGGTCTTCACCCTCCTATCACACATTTGTGCGTTTAcaactcccccccctttttttttttttttcccgtaaTAGCAAAAACGCATATGCAACCAGCAAACCCCTTTACACATTTACAACGCAACGAAGTACTCGAAGAAGTCGATGAACCACCGTCTCTTTTACATAAATTGGCTTTTCCTGTTTTTATTCTTGGACTTTTGTAACAGTCACTTGGACATATGATACGTGTACGTGGGTAGCTCCCTTCTGTTGGAGCAGCCGGGAGGGGCCCCCGCTTGGCAGTTAAGCCGCTTGGCAGTTACGCCGCTAGACAGtttgtgcacaaaatggagaagctgCGGGTGCCCATAAACAGGGGCACTCCAAAACGTCCCCGTTCGATTAGTTTTTAGCATCTTATCACGAGACAGACGTGAAAGGTNNNNNNNNNNNNNNNNNNNNNNNNNNNNNNNNNNNNNNNNNNNNNNNNNNNNNNNNNNNNNNNNNNNNNNNNNNNNNNNNgattaaaaaaatttaaacgaTTTGAAGGACAAGTAAATGCCGCAGGCGGTGAGGGCCACGAGCAGTGCGCCGATCAGTCCATCCGACGAGATTAAGTCGAAGAGAAGGCTTTTCAGGGCCAGCGCATTGCTATTTCTGGCATCGATTTTGAGTAACGCGTTTAGGTAGTTCTTCGCCTTTTTATAGTCCCGCAATTTGATGTGCGCGATGGCTAGCTGGTACAGGCAATCGATTCGGTTGTAGTTGATCAGTAGCAACTCATGCAGCAGGGATGAGGCAAGCTGGATGTTCTTTAGGTCCGACGAGCAGATTAGCATGCATGCGTAGTCGAACTGGGTCTTTGGCATTACATGGTCAACGGATAGTTCCTGCGAAGGGGAGGTGGAGGGGAATGCGACAATGTAGGGATCGCCCGCGTGGGGAATGCGACAACGTAGGCATCATTCGCGTGGGGGTCTAAAACATTGTGCGGTTCATTCGCGCTTTTTTTCGCTTGCTGGTGTCCACTCCTGTGAACCCCCTTCACCCcctttgctcttttttccaCCACTCCAGCCGTACATTCTCATATTCACTTTTCACTCTCTCCAGCTCAATCTTGAGGAACTCCGGGCTGTCCATTGTGCCTCCTCCTATTGGGTAAACCTCGATGTGCCGAATCTGCGGTTGGCCAAAATGGATAAAGGGAAGGATCTCCTCCGTCGCAGCTTTCGCTTCTTCGTtcgttctttcttttttcttcttttcttctttttttttttttttttcttttttttcttttcccctgtGCCTTTTGCACACCCAGTTGTGTTGCCCCTTTTGGTGCGACTTGTGCGATTCACTTGAGGGGGTACTGATGCGCTTGTTTGATATCACGGGGACGATGCGAAGTGGTGCCTGTGTGGTGCTAAAGCGGGCGCAGTCCTGAGTATACGTTGAAGCCGAATTGGAACGCTTTGACTAGCGCCGGAAAGTTGGTTGCGCCTTTcaagaggaagcaaaaaaaaaaaaaaaaaaatcgaccCACTGCAAGGTCACCCCTGAAAAGTGGTCGCAAATTGACATACCAAGTTAAGGCAGTAAAGCAGAAaggcttcccatttttgaagGACGGGACTGCCTTGACTGTTGCCTGCAATAATCATGGCCTGCATTCGCATGCACATTTCCCGCGCAAGTTCCTTTGCtaccttctccttcccctgcCAGGGTCAccctttctttttaagcCTACATTTTTTACCCTACTCgtaaacccttttttttagtccTCCCCTCTAAACCATTTCCTTTTAATCCCTTCCTTTTAACGTTGAAAAATTGCCTCTTTGGGAACCCCCCCACAAAAGGCGCACCTTTTGTAcgcaaggggaaaaaaaaaaaaaaaaatacacaaatgaAACGAAGGGACGAACGAACTGATGAGTGCAATCGAGAAGGATCGATACATCGGTGCATCCCAATTTTCACGTAGGTTTTGCAAATGGCGTAGATATTATTGAGGGCCCTTGTGCCGAATGGCAAGGACAAGGAGAGGGTTAGGGACACCCAAGTCTAAAACATACGGATCGCAAGTACCAGGTCGTTTGGTCGTTGCAGAGAATGCTGCGagaagaggggggggagaaaaaggatgGATGGGATATACAGCattagtggaaaaaaaaaaagggttgcaacggtgtacccctttttttatttggagTGTATGGCGGGGGCTTCTCCCCGAATGGCCTCTATCCTTGAGGCGCCTTTCTAAGTGACTCACCCATCCTCCACACTGCATGCATTTTCGTACACAATGGAAAGACTGCGCTTCCTGCGCTCAAACACGCATTTGACAATATTTAGGAACTGGTGGTAGTCCCGTGCCGAGAGTTCGGCCGTCACGAATAGGAGGCCtgcggaggggggagggagagCGGCTCACTGGTGTAGCGGCTCATAGGTGTAGCGGCTCATTAGCGTAGCGGCTGTGTTAGGGATGCACCACTGCACCTGCACTACGAAAAAACGATACACAGCAGCATGGCAGCACAGCAGCACAGCAACACAGCGCGAGCTTACCACCCTCCTGCAGAAGGTCCGCGAGGCAAACCAAATGCTTGTGCACCCCCTTGAAGGAGGCCGTGTACCTCTTCCCGTAGAGGCTCGTGTAGGAGCTGCTTCTAAAAACGATGTTACTTTTTATGTTGAAAATGATTAACTCGAATCTGTTAATGAaggtgggggagggggacgTGACGATGGGGAAGTGACGATGAGGACGTGACGATGGGAAGGGGAGAGCTTTCACGCTCGCGGTGGTGAGGGGGTAGCTTCCCATGGGAGGCACAACTTAGCAGGTGTGATACGTGTGCACGGGGCAGATCCCCACCTGAGGTTGTTCATATGCATGTTTTTGAGCTCGTCCAGAATGTCtgccaggggggggaagcggagTGTGAGCAGGGGTGTGAGCAGCGGTGTCACTAGCGGCGTGAGCAGTCGTGTCAGCAGTCGTGTCAGCAGGGGTGTCACTAGCGGTGCCACTAGCGGCGTGAGCAGAATGGAGCGAAAAGAATTCGCTCAATGAATCGGCCCAACCGATGGGCTAAACGATTTGGCGCACCTTCCCGGTAGAGGAGCATGACCTGCCCACAGCCGTTCTGCTTAATATTCCGTTCGACGTAACTCGCATTTTTGGCGGACTCCGACAGGAGGATAGACACTCCTGGTGCTTCCCTCGAATCGGAAGCAGCCTCCGAAACAGCTGCACAGCTAATGATATACTCGCCGACGTTCCCATCGACACATAAAACGTTGGCACCGTCACAGATGGAGCGCAGGAAGAGTCGATCTCGTTTGTTCTCAACGTGAAAAGGAGCATACATTGTATCGGACATGTTACTGTAAAAGGTGAGCCCATTTTCGCAGTGCTGAATGTCGGAGTGGTGAGTGTCGGAGTGGTCTCCCTTAATCGTTTCGAAGGTGTATTCTTTCCCCTGCTGAGctcgcttctcctttttgctcacAATCCTTTTACAGAAAACGTTTTGCGGGGAGAAAATCGCGTCTAGTTCCTTCTCGATGATGGACCTGAATTTTTGGATGGCTAGATTATCATATCTGATGTAAATATCCTTCCCGAGGAAATACACGACTAGTCCCGGCAAGCCATCACTAGTCGAGCTAACCATTTTGCAATACACATTGATCCCGTTTCGAACCCGTAATGAATACATCCAGCTGCACAGATGTACATCTCTGTATAGGTAATGAAATCTCCTTTTTACACTCTCGTACAattttgtgataaaaaaatgatcgtTAATGCTTTTTCGGACGTCTCTGTCGATGATGCGGATGACTAGGTTGCTCTTTCTGTTCAAAATTCCTATCCCGAGTTCCTCTCCGTTATGGAGATACACATTCACCAGCTCTCCAGCTTCATACTCGCTCAACTTCCCGATGTTTGCGATTTCGAAGTCGTATACATAGCTGTGTTTGTGCTTTGCCAATTGGTGGAACCTCTCCTGGGAGAGGAACTGTGTTGGGCGGTGCCCCTTGGAGGTAGCGCCATCTGTGGAGGGCACCCCTGTTGAGGACACACCCGTGGAGGTACCGCCATCTGTGGAGGGCCCCCCTGTGGAAGACTCCCCAGCGGAAGGACCACTGCTCCCCTCCAGCGGCTTCAACACAACGTCCACTCTTCCTTCAAATTTGCTGCAAAACGTGATTCGTTTGCTCCGTACTGCCTGTAACTCCTGCTCGTTTAGGAAGGAGGACAACGGGGACCCTTTACTGCCAGCAGAGTTGCAGTTGGAGTTGCTGTTGGAGAAGAGTTTGCTTGACCCATACATGTGCAATACTACCCACGGACGTTCGTAACAAACGATGCTATGGAGGCTGTAACGGTTGAGAGAGGTGTATCTCCCTTTAATGCGTCGTCCCCGTAAGGACAGCCCCACCTCGCGCGGGGATCGGAGCTTCATTTGTTCGCTCCCGCGGAGGTGGGGGTAGAATCGACATCCGGTTAGCATCACTGCTTGGGTAACCGCTTCCGTTTCAGTGGGCATAGCTGAGAGCTGCGGAAGCTGTCATGGTTAGTGAAATGGCGCGGGACTATAAATAGTGTGTTTAGCCAGAGTTGCCAACTAGGTGCGGCCTACCATGCAAGCTAGTTCAGTTCCCATCTCGcagggaggggggggcaGCGCCGGCCGAGGCTTCCGGAGCATAGGAGggtcttaaaaaaaaaaaacgttcgcGATATTGGAGGCCAATCGAGGCCGActaggaacaaaaaataaaaaaaaaaaaaatcaccaaatGAACCACTTAACAAAGTGACGGGGAACGgacgtccattttttttttgcgcgtaGTTGTGGATCTCCTTCCCGCGTGAGGGCAAGTGTGCACCGCGTGGTCACACTGAGTGGGTCACACTGCGCAGGTCACACTGAGTGGGTCACGTCGCGTAAGTCACACCGCGTAAGTCACATCGCGTAAGTCACGCCGCGTAAGTCACACCGCGTAAGTCACGCCGCACCCGTCACAGCGCAGCTGCTTCGCCTGTTGGGCGCTATTCACCAGCAACAGCAGCTTCCTGTTGTACCGCCGCAAATGCCTCAAATTCTGTTCAGCCTCCCTCAACTTCACCTTAGCCTTACAATGCtcataaaaaacaaaagagggGTTTGTCGAGTAGGCTTTCTTAACAAACGTGGAGATCGAAATGGTTTCTCTCATTGCTCTGTTAACATCTCTTTTCCCAGTCATGATACACCACAAGGAGTGCAACTCGCTGTCTCCTACTTGTATGCCCAGCTgctttaacaaaaatatgaaactATTTACTCCTATCTCTTTGTTCTCATCACTACATCCGAAGGTATCATATATCATGGACCGCAGGTAAGAGTCCATTACTGATGAGTGGTCCCCTTTGTAGGGTTTGGCTTTGTTAGCATGACAGTGTTGGGTTGTTTCTTGGGCCGCTTCTTGGGCTGCTTCTTTGGCCGCTTCTTGGGCCGCTTCTTTGGCCGCTTCTTGGGCCGCTTCTTTGGCCGCTTCTTGGGCCGCTTCTTGGGCCGCTTCTTGGGGGCGCTTCTTTGGCCGCTTCTTGGGCCGCTTCTTGGGCCGCTTCTTgggctgcttctcctttcacACGAGGAGGTGGGTTTCCCTGCGCAgttccttcccccctcttgccaatcttaaaaaaaaatcttttttccATGGCATGCCACATGTGAAAGAGAGCACTCACGCATTCGTTGTCTAGACGTATCAATGGGTACTCTAACCCTCCCTCGTCATCGCAGAGCTGGTCTTGCTTCTGCATATTTGGAGATTCCTTCAAGGGGGGGGACGCGTCTGTAAAGTAGGAACCCTTCTTCCCGTGTATTCGTATTTCCCCATTCCCTGAGAACGATGCGCTTTTGGTGTGCACCCCGCTGTTATAACTGAGCAAATTGCGGGGTGATACCACACTGTAGGACAGGCAAGCACTTTCTAAGGCACTGTTCACATGGGGAGTTCCCTCACAACTGAGTGACTGCCTCAAAACTGACGAGTGTGGCCTTCTGAAGTACTCACCGAAGAGGCTGTCGCATCCACGAATGGAACCGTTTCGACGGAGAAGCACCCCCAGATACTCGTACACCGTGtcaatgtttatttttctatttttatacatgACGAGGTTACCTCGCAACTTGGACTTTAGTGCACCCTCATCGAAATAGCTTACGAAGGAGTCACCACTAATGATAAGCTCGTTCCACTTCATGCGTTCTGACATTCTTCTGCAGATTCCCTTGGCGTAGTTGCTCATCTGGGTGGCAAACTCGTCCTTGCTGTCGCGTCTGCTCCTGCTGCCGCGTCTGCTTCTGCTACCGCTTCTACTCCCGCTTCTGCTCCCGCTTCTGCTCCCGGTGCCCCCTCCTGCGAGAGACCTCTCCAGAATGACCTCATCCGCATAGTGAGCAATTAGACACGGAACGACGTGCGCGTTGTAGTTGTGCTCTACGACCCGCTTGGCAAGGTAATCCAAATTCACATCGGCCAAAATCCCCTCCACGTCGGTATCACTTGGGAGTACCTCCCCGTTGCTGTGAGTTTTCCTTAACTTGGATCCCACTTTGGTATTTCTTCTACCGGATGGCTCCATTCCCCAAAGGGGACTAACCAACCGATGTGGAGTGTCCTTCGAGTGACTCCCTCCTTCCATCAGGGTTGTACTGAACCGTTTAGGTGGGTCATCATCTAGATGGAACG
Protein-coding regions in this window:
- a CDS encoding hypothetical protein (putative), which codes for MKWAHFALRPCLHLVKKGSTEKRHFLYTQQKRICNQQTPLHIYNATKYSKKSMNHRLFYINWLFLFLFLDFCNSHLDI
- a CDS encoding tetratricopeptide repeat protein 11 (putative); the encoded protein is MPKTQFDYACMLICSSDLKNIQLASSLLHELLLINYNRIDCLYQLAIAHIKLRDYKKAKNYLNALLKIDARNSNALALKSLLFDLISSDGLIGALLVALTACGIYLSFKSFKFF
- a CDS encoding hypothetical protein (putative); the protein is MYGSSKLFSNSNSNCNSAGSKGSPLSSFLNEQELQAVRSKRITFCSKFEGRVDVVLKPLEGSSGPSAGESSTGGPSTDGGTSTGVSSTGVPSTDGATSKGHRPTQFLSQERFHQLAKHKHSYVYDFEIANIGKLSEYEAGELVNVYLHNGEELGIGILNRKSNLVIRIIDRDVRKSINDHFFITKLYESVKRRFHYLYRDVHLCSWMYSLRVRNGINVYCKMVSSTSDGLPGLVVYFLGKDIYIRYDNLAIQKFRSIIEKELDAIFSPQNVFCKRIVSKKEKRAQQGKEYTFETIKGDHSDTHHSDIQHCENGLTFYSNMSDTMYAPFHVENKRDRLFLRSICDGANVLCVDGNVGEYIISCAAVSEAASDSREAPGVSILLSESAKNASYVERNIKQNGCGQVMLLYREDILDELKNMHMNNLRFELIIFNIKSNIVFRSSSYTSLYGKRYTASFKGVHKHLVCLADLLQEGGLLFVTAELSARDYHQFLNIVKCVFERRKRSLSIVYENACSVEDGILCNDQTTWYLRSVCFRLGCP